A single genomic interval of Hoplias malabaricus isolate fHopMal1 chromosome 7, fHopMal1.hap1, whole genome shotgun sequence harbors:
- the uts1 gene encoding urotensin 1: MKPIPVVLLLATVLLTTHIPLSVCRPWDLSVLDGRGYKKQLDEVLLRAGDSAVSYLLGEKLMQYLQQRKPTHRSTALNPPAVQLELGQGLGQGAEAPERGHWHEDQSISREELVGFSKRNEEPPISIDLTFHLLRNMIEMARIENQREQAELNRKYLDEVGK, from the coding sequence ATGAAGCCCATTCCCGTTGTCCTCTTGCTGGCCACTGTCCTCCTGACCACCCACATACCCCTCAGTGTGTGTCGACCCTGGGACCTGAGTGTTCTGGATGGGCGTGGGTATAAAAAGCAGCTGGACGAGGTGCTGCTGAGGGCAGGGGACAGTGCTGTGTCTTATCTGCTGGGAGAGAAGCTCATGCAGTATCTGCAGCAGAGGAAGCCCACTCACAGAAGCACAGCCTTAAATCCCCCTGCAGTGCAGCTGGAGCTAGGACAGGGGTTGGGGCAAGGCGCCGAGGCTCCAGAGAGAGGACACTGGCATGAGGACCAGAGCATCTCCAGGGAAGAGCTGGTGGGCTTCTCCAAGAGGAATGAGGAGCCCCCCATATCGATTGACCTGACCTTCCACCTGCTCCGCAACATGATTGAAATGGCACGGATCGAGAACCAAAGGGAACAGGCAGAGCTAAACCGCAAATACCTGGATGAAGTGGGCAAGTAG